Proteins encoded by one window of Antechinus flavipes isolate AdamAnt ecotype Samford, QLD, Australia chromosome 4, AdamAnt_v2, whole genome shotgun sequence:
- the LOC127559069 gene encoding olfactory receptor 10Z1 translates to MGLCNETTWRDFVFLGFSSFGNLQFLLFAIFLFLYLITLTSNVFIIIIIRLDSHLHTPMYLFLSVLSFSETCYTLGIIPKMLSNLAIGSQAISYVGCAVQMDFSASWACTNCFLLAVMGFDRYVAICAPLHYASRMHPTLCTQLVGTSFFSGYLIGMGMTLVIFRLPFCGSHEIHHFFCDTPPVLSLASGDTGLSELGILILSLLVLLVSFALITISYAHILVTIMRIPSAKGKQKAFSTCASHLTVVIIHYGCASFMYLRPKASYSLERDQLIAVTYTVVTPLLNPIVYSLRNRAVQAAFKNAFQGKLLGK, encoded by the coding sequence ATGGGACTGTGCAACGAAACCACTTGGAGGGATTTTGTCTTCTTGGGCTTCTCCAGCTTTGGGAATCTGCAGTTCCTGCTCTTTgccatcttcctcttcctctaccTCATCACCCTGACCAGCAATgtcttcatcattatcatcatccgGCTGGACAGTCACCTTCACACTCCCATGTACCTTTTCCTTTCTGTGCTCTCCTTCTCAGAAACCTGTTACACTCTGGGGATCATCCCTAAGATGCTTTCCAACCTGGCAATTGGGAGCCAGGCCATCTCTTACGTGGGTTGCGCTGTGCAGATGGACTTCTCTGCCTCATGGGCCTGCACTAATTGCTTCCTCCTCGCAGTGATGGGCTTTGACAGGTATGTGGCCATCTGTGCCCCACTCCACTATGCCAGCCGCATGCACCCTACTCTCTGTACCCAGCTAGTTGGTACTTCTTTCTTTAGTGGGTATCTCATAGGGATGGGAATGACGCTAGTTATCTTCCGACTCCCATTCTGTGGATCTCACGAAATACATCACTTTTTCTGTGATACCCCTCCAGTGTTGAGCCTGGCCAGTGGAGACACTGGCCTGAGTGAGCTGGGAATCCTTATCCTCAGCCTTCTGGTCCTCCTGGTCTCTTTTGCACTCATAACCATCTCCTACGCCCACATCTTGGTCACCATTATGAGAATACCCTCAGCAAAGGGGAAACAAAAAGCCTTCTCCACCTGTGCTTCCCACCTCACTGTGGTCATTATCCATTATGGCTGTGCTTCATTCATGTACTTGAGACCCAAGGCTAGCTATTCCCTGGAGCGTGATCAACTCATTGCTGTCACCTATACTGTTGTGACCCCCCTCCTCAACCCCATTGTTTATAGTCTGAGGAACCGGGCTGTACAGGCTGCCTTTAAGAATGCCTTCCAGGGGAAACTTTTGGGGAAATGA